CGTACGCCGCGGATTTGTCAAGCCGCCGACATATCATGACGACCGTCTCAGAAATGCTCCCGTTGGCCATTTTTACGACGTCATCTCTAACGGCTGGGGCAGAATGAACGGTTACGCTGCAAAGATCCAGCCTGTTGACCGTTGGGCAATTGTCGCCTACATCAGGGCTTTGCAGGTCAGCCAGAATCCCGATAGGGCTTTGAAAATGAATACTACTCCCGGAGCCGAAGCTCCAAAACCGACGGCAGACAAGCCGGCGACCACCGAGGGAGGTAAGACGCAATAATGCAGAACCTCGACCAATACAAGGCACCTGCCGATATCGCCAAATGGCGGGCGCTCGCTCTAGGCGTCGGCGGCATAGCCCTTCTTGCGTGGGCGGTTGGAGCGTACATGAATACGGAGCAGGCTCTCCGTTCCTGGCTGCTCGGATATGTTTTTTGGAGCGGTATCGGCATCGGGGCGCTCGGACTGCTGATGCTGCAGTATCTTACGGGCGGTGCATGGGGCGTCGTTATCCGCCGGACGTTGGAGGCCGCTACTCGGACATTACCGCTGATAGCGCTGATGTTCATTCCGTTGGCGATCGGGGTTTATACTCATTCGATCTACGAATGGACGCATCTGCCGGCTGACGACCATTTCATTAAGGACCGCTGGATCTATTTGCTTCCTTGGTCATGGATCGCCAGGTCGGTCATCTATTTTGTGCTGTTCCTGATCATGATGCGGCTGCTGAACGGCTGGTCGGTCAAACAGGACCAGACGAGCACCGTCGAGGAATCGCGGCTCGTACTTGAAAAAGCATCGCGTTTTTCAGGCCCGACGCTGGTTATTTACAGCCTTGTTGTTACCTTCGCTTCGGTTGATTGGGTGATGACGCTCGACCCGCATTGGTTCTCGACCATTTGGGGATTCCTGTTCATTGTCGGATGGGCGCTGAGCTGCCTGTGCTTCACGGTGGCGATCATGGCAAATTTGTCAGACCGTGCCCCGATGAACGGCATACTCGGAAAACGTCATTTCCACGATCTGGGCAAGCTGATGCTTGCCTTGGTGATGGTGTGGGCATACTTCAATTTCTCGCAGTTCCTGATCATTTGGTCGGGCAACATTCCCGAGGAGACCGGCTGGTACATTACTCGAATGGCAGGCGGGTGGGGCTTTATTGGAATGGTACTGATCGTGTTCCATTTCGCTTTCCCGTTCCTGATCCTTCTGCAGCAGGACTTCAAACGGCGTGCAAAATGGCTCGCCACTCTCGCGGTTTTCATTCTGGTGATGCGTATCGTCGATATGTTCTACCTCATCGCTCCGAATCCGCGTGTGGATGAATCGATAGTCGAGAGCGGGGTTTTCTACATCAGCTGGATGGACTTTGTCGCCCCGTTGGCAGTTGGCGGCATCTGGCTGTGGTGGTTCTTTGGTGAATTGATGAAGCGGCCGCTGGTGCCCGCGAAGGATCCTTATTTTGAAGGAGCGGTCGAGCACGGCCGCGGACATTGATCTGAGTTTTTGTTATGTCTACAAAGCATAAGGACACGGTCGTTGACCTGAACAAGCCGTACGAAGAGAACGATATTCAACTAAAGGGAATATTGTATTTCGGCGTTGGCCTGTTGCTGCTTATCGTTATTACTTTTGCTCTTATGTGGGCATTTCAGAGGCAGCTTGAGGTCTTTGCCGAGGAAAATGCGCCGCCGGCAAATCCGCTCGCATTGAAGGACAAGGAACGCCTGCCACCCGAGCCGCGTTTGCAGGGTGCTCCGGGCTTTGGTGTCGAAGGCGAAAAAGGCTGGGTGAACATGGAACTCGGCCCTCCGCAGGCCGAATGGTGGGAACTCAAGCGGCAGTGGGACAAGTTGATCGCCGAGGGAGCGAAGGACCCGAAAACAGGGGCAGTTATCGCGATGCCGATGGAACAGGCTAAGGCGGAAATGCTTCAGCAGGGCGTAAAGGCAAAAAGCGACGATGCCGCTCAGCAGCTGTTAAAGGCATCGCAGCAGGTAATAACGGAGGCAAGTGCCGGCCGCGTTGCGGCACACACGGTCAGGTAGTTGTAAGGGATGAGGCGATCAAGGACATTGTCGTTCGTACTGACCGTTATGACGGCGATCTCGATCGCCGCGCCGCTGACGCTCGCTCAAAAGAACGAACATTACAACTCGCCGCTATATTCGCCGCGTGTCTATGATCCGAATGTCGATTCTACGACCGGGTTGCCCGGCCCCTTGAAAGAGATCGGCATTGAGCAAAAGCTGAATGAACAGCTTCCACTTGATATAGAAATGAAGGATGAGGACGGTAAGATCGTCCGTCTAGGCGACTATTTCAATAAAGGCCGCCCCGTGTTGATCGCTTTCGTTTATTACGAATGCCCGATGCTCTGCAGCCAGGTCCTGAACGGCCTGACAGGCTCTTTGAAAGGCATGTCGTTCGACGCAGGCAAGGAATTCGACGTTGTCGCCATTAGCTTTGACGCCGCCGAGTTCGACAAGCCGGAACTTGCTAAGGCGAAAAAGGCCGCCTACATGGAACGTTACGGCAGGCCGGGAACTGAGGCCGGCTGGCATTTCCTTACCGGCAGCGAGGAATCGATAAAAGCCGTCACGTCAGCGGCAGGTTTCAGTTTTAAATGGGACGAAAAGAGCCAGCAGTTCGCACACGCTGCGGCCATTATCGTCGCCACGCCCGAGGGCAAGCTGTCACGCTATCTATTCGGCATTGACTATTCACCCAAAGACCTTAAATTCGGCATCATGGAATCCGCCGACAGCAAGATAGGGAACGTGGCCGAGAAACTGATGCTTTATTGCTATCACTACGATCCGTCAACCGGAAAATACGGCCTGGCGGTCATGAACGTGATGCGGCTCGGCGGCATCGCGACATTGTTGGGTCTTGGCGCAATGTTATTCGTATTTTGGAGACGTGGAAAGAAAAAGGAGGGCGAAGCGAACCTCGCCTGACCCTTTAGCTTTATAGATTTATGCAAAACTCTTCGTGGATCCCATTTTTTCCTGAACAGGCCTCGACCTTCGCGTGGCAGGTGGATCTGCTCTATTTTTATCTCATCGCGGTGAGTGTGGCGTTTGCCATTCCGATCGTTGCGGCAATCTTTTTCTTCATCGTCAAATACCGCGAGGTCGAAAAATTTGCGACGCCCGAAGAGATCCACGGTTCGATGGTGCTTGAGACGGTGTGGTCCATTATCCCGTTCATCATTTCGATGACGATATTCATCGGCGGAGCCATCGTCTACTTCAATCAATATACGATGCCGAACGACGCTATGGAGATCTATGTCGTCGGCAAGCAATGGATGTGGAAGGCACAGCACGGCACGGGCCAGCGGGAAATAAATGAACTGCACGTTCCTGTGGGACGAAAGATAAAGCTGACGATGACCACCGAGGACGTTCTCCACGATTTCTCGATACCCGCGTTCAGGACCAAGGCCGACGTAGTTCCGGGCCGATATACCTACCTCTGGTTCGAGGCGACAAAACCGGGACGCTATCACCTGTACTGTGCCGAATATTGCGGCCTGAACCACTCGGGAATGGTCGGCTGGATCAATGTGATGGAGCAGCGTGATTTCGACAACTGGCTTGCGGGAAATACCTCATCTCAGACACCTGTTGAGATGGGCAAGGACCTGTTTGAGAACAAGCTGGGTTGTGCCTCGTGTCATGCGGGCGGAGCAAACCAACGCGGTGCAAAGCTCGAAGGCATCTTTGGTAAAGAGGTCAAATTCGTAGGCGGCGGATCGACCATAGTTAACGACGATTATTTGAGGAATTCTATTCTTAATCCCGCGTCGCAGGTAGTAGAAGGGTTTCAGCCGATCATGCCGACGTTCAAAGGACAGGTCACCGAAGAACAGCTGAATGCATTGGTGGCGTACATCAAGTCCCTGACACCGAATGCGGCGACGACAACCGGGGCACCGGCGGCACCGGCTCCGATGGGAAATTAAGGCAGATTGAGTTTCTGATAGGCAGTAAGTAAGAATATGCAAACGCAAGATGCAATATCAGCAGGTTACGGCGGTGATAAGCCGAGCTATTTGACCAACGGTTCCACTCTGAAATCGTGGCTGCTGACAAAAGACCACAAGCGTATCGCGATCATGTATTTGATCTCGGTATCAGTGTTCTTTTTCATGGGCGGTATTTACGCCGCGTTCATTCGTCTGGAGCTCCTGACGCCCGCAAGCGACCTTCTCCAGACGGCGACGTACAACAAGGTCTTCACGCAGCACGGCATTCTGATGATCTTCTTCTTCCTGATCCCGGCCATACCCGCGATCTTGGGGAATTTCCTGCTGCCGCTGATGATCGGCGCCAAAGACCTCGCTCTGCCCCGCATCAATTTGCTGAGCCTTTATATTTATTGGGTAGGCGGCATCTTGACGCTTTACGCATTAATGCAGGGCGGCGTGGATACCGGCTGGACGTTCTACACGCCGTACAGTACGACGTTCTCGAATTCGTTCGTGATGGCGGTCGGGCTGGGCATCTTCATCAATGGATTTTCGTCGATTTTGACAGGCCTCAATTTTATCGTCACGATCCACACGATGCGTGCTCCCGGAATGACATGGTTCCGTCTGCCGCTGTTCGTTTGGGCACATTACGCGACGAGCCTGGTAATGATCCTCGGAACGCCCGTTGTTGCGATCACCGTGCTTTTGCTCGCCATCGAACGCGTGACCCGCGTCGGTATTTTCGACCCGGCGATAGGCGGCGATCCCATTCTTTTCCAGCACCTTTTCTGGTTCTATTCGCATCCGGCGGTTTACATCATGATCCTGCCGGGCATGGGCGTTATCAGCGAGGTGATCTCTAACTTCTCGCGAAAGAAGATCTTCGGATACGAATTCATCGCGTTCTCGTCCATCGCCATCGCGGTCTTCGGTTTCCTCGTTTGGGGACACCACATGTTCGTCAGCGGCCAGTCGATCTATGCAGGGCTTGTTTTCTCGTTCCTGACGATGGTCGTTGCTGTCCCGTCCGCTATCAAGGTCTTTAACTGGACCGCGACGATGTACAAAGGCTCGATCTCATACGACACGCCGATGCTTTATGCCATCGGCTTCCTGGGCCTGTTCCTTGTCGGCGGACTCACCGGTCTGTTCCTCGGTTCGGTCGGCCTGACGGTCCACCTTACGGATACATATTTCGTCGTCGCTCACTTCCATTACGTGATGGTGGGCGGACAGGTCATCGCGTATCTCGCCGGCATCCACTATTGGTGGCCGAAGATGACGGGCCGCATGTATTCGGAATTTTGGGGCAAGATCTCCGCGATGCTGGTTTTCGTCGGGTTCAACCTCACGTTCTTCCCGCAGTTCATACTCGGGTATCAGGGTATGCCTCGGCGTTACGCGGCATATCCCGAAGAGCTTCAGGTGTTGAACATCTTCTCGACAGCGGGAGCATCGGTTCTCGGCATCGGCTTGATGATGCCTGTTGTATATCTGACCCATTCGCTTGTGGCCGGAAAGAGGGCCGGGGACAATCCTTGGATGCTGCCGGGCCTCGAGTGGAGAACTGCATCCCCGCCGCCGACGGAAAATTTTGAAGAAATGCCCGTCGTCACATGGGAAGCATACGAATTCGGTGAGGAGAACGGCCTCGATATAGAAAGTGCGAGAAAGGCAAGCGGGCCCTCTGTTCCCGTTCAGGCGTAAGCAACTTGCCGTCTTTAATTTTGTAGCCATTGGCTTTTAGAGAAACAATGTCAACACACGATCACGAACATCATGCTCCGGGGCTGCAGCACCAGTTCGAGGACATGAAGCAGCAGGAAGAAAGCGTCTCGATCGGGATGTGGATGTTCCTGGTGCAGGAAATAATGTTCTTCGGCGGCCTGTTCACCGCGTATCTGGTCTTCAGGTCTCGATATCCTTTGGCGTTCGCCGAAGGCAGTAATCACCTCGACGCATTCTGGGGCGGCCTGAATACGCTCGTACTTATCGTCAGCAGCCTTACGATGGCTCTGGCGGTCTATTATGCTCAAAAAGGCAACCGCAACCTCCAGGTGATCATGATCGTGCTTACGATGGTCTTTGGCTCCGTCTTTCTCGGCGTCAAGGTCATCGAATACACGGACAAATACAACAGCGGCCTCGTCCCTGTGACCGGTTGGAACAAAAAGACCACCGAGGCCGATCTTAAGGGCGAGGCGGGCAAAAAGGAAAAGGCGTTCGCGATTCCGTTAATCGAGACCCGCACCGAAGCGGCCGCAGCCGATCCGGCTCATGCTAAAAAGCCGAATCCCAAGGGCGAGTTTCAGTGGAATTACGGAGCTGCATTGGTCGATTACGGCCTGAATAAGGAAAAGACCACAGGAAAGCAGTTCCTTACTGACGCCGAAAAGGTCGGCTATTTTTCAAACGGCGTGTTTGATCCTGACAAATATCGGGACAAGATCCGATTGTTCTATTTCATATATTTTGTCATGACCGCCCTTCACGCTCTGCACATGATCGTCGGGCTCGGTCTGATGGCATGGTTGCTGTGGAAGGCATGGATAGGCACTTTCTCTGCGGAATATTTTGCTCCGGTCGAGATGTCGGGCCTCTACTGGCACTTTGTCGACATTGTCTGGATCTTCCTGTTCCCGCTGCTTTATCTGCTGGGACGGCACTTTATTCACTAACTGTATTCGCATATGTCACACGATCACACAGAAGGGGCACACATCGGAATTCCGGGGTATTTGGGGGTCTTTGCGATCTTGGTCGTCGGCACGATACTGACGTATTATGTCGCAACGTTTGACCTCGATTTCATATTCGCCGGAGCAAATACGCTGGTCGCACTGCTCATCGCATTCACGAAAATGGCGTTCGTCATGCTCTATTTCATGCATGTACGCTGGAGCGGCCGCCTCATTTGGCTTTCGGCTGTCGCAAGCTTCTTTTGGCTGGCGATAATGTTCGCATATACGATGCAGGATTACCTCACGCGCGGTCAGGGCGTTTTTTCGTACTGACAGAGCGTATAATCTTTCGAACAAATACGCGGAACGGGTCGTTTTCTTCCTGTTGCCGCGTATTTTATTGGCTAGGAAATCAAAATTGCGGATGCTATGATTTCAGTTTTGGCCTGCTCTGCTCATCTGCAAGAGCAACATGCCGGTAAACGGCAGGCTCATTCATAACATCTGACTCGAATGTTGTCATTGTTTCGCAGCATGAACCTTTATCGCCTCAGCATTCTGCTGCTAATTGCGGCGGCCGGTTCGGCGTGTATCCGCGTCAAGCAGGAGCGGCCAACGGCCCGTTTGCTGAAAGTAGAGGACGCGACCGCGGCGGAACTGAAAAACGAGGTGAACCGCTTTGCCGCTGTTAATTCGCTGCGGGCAAAGATGGACCTGAAGTTCGAGGATAATTCTTTTGCCGAATTCGGCAACAAAGAGGTCTATCGTCAGGCCGATGGAGAGATCGTGGTTCAGCGGCCGGCGATGATCATGTTGAAGGTGCAGGTACCGATCATCAAGAGTGACGTGGCACAGATGACCTCTGACGGCGAAACCTTCAGGGTAGCTATACTTCAGGACGGCGGCAGCGGAAAGTACAAGAAATTTGTGAAGGGTACGAACGCTGCCGACTATTCGGGGCTGCAGCGTCAACTGCAGAATGAACCGGGCGACGGTGACGTGGGCAAGGTGAACGCCTTTGCCAATCTGCGGCCGCAGCATTTCACGGATGCCATGCTGGTACGCCCGATCAACGGTGAGTTCGTCTATGCCCAGAGCACGATCTTTCAGCTCGAAGAGGATGAAAAGGTCGATCAGAAGTCGCCGCTTCGAAAGGTGATGCGCGGTTATTATCTGCTTGATGAGTTTACGCGGCTTGATGACGGCACATTGAAGGTCGTTCGCCGTTTTTGGTTTGACCGCGTCGGCGGCATCAGGCTGGCACGCCAGCAAATATTTGACGCCAAAGGCGAGATCGAGTCCGACATTGTTTACGGCCGTGAGGGCAATTTGACCGATACTGGCAATTTTCGAAATCTGCCGCTCGAGATCCAGGTAACGCGGCCGAAAGAGAAATATTCCATGCGTCTGACATATCAGAGCCCCGAGGCAGTAACGATCGGCAATTCGTTCCCGGTCACGGCTTTCGTACTGCAGAATTCGTGGCGGCTGGAAGAGGTCGACCTGGACGTGAGGCTTGCCGACCAAAAGAGCGGCAACACTAAACCTGCCGCTTTTGCGACGCCGCCGCCGCGTGCTCAATAGTTATCCCGATGGAGACCCATATCCTTAAAACGACAGACCTGCGTAAATCCTACAAGATAGGAAAGATCGAGGTGCCTGCACTTCGCGGGATCGATCTTGAGGTCGATCGCGGCGAATTCGTCGCGATAATGGGGCCTTCCGGTTGCGGCAAATCGACGCTGCTGCATCTTCTCGGCGGTCTGCTGAGCCCGACGAGCGGCAATATAATAATCGACGGCGAAGACCTTGCAATGGTTTCCGATGCACGCCGCACCGATATTCGCCGGCGAAAGATCGGTTTCGTTTTCCAGCGGTTCAATCTTTTCCCGACTCTGTCGGCAGAAGGGAACCTGAAGCTTGCTGAAAAGATACATCTCGGCAAGAAGGCGCCGGACGCGGAAAAACGCCGCGAGATATTGCGTCTGTTGAAACTTGAGGACAAAATGCACCATAAGCCGCTTGAGTTGTCGGGCGGTGAACAGCAGCGGGTTGCTTTGGCCCGAGCGATCGTCAACGGCCCTGCCATTATTTTGGCGGATGAGCCTACAGGAAATCTTGATACCGAGAATTCCGAGATCGTGCTGAATATGTTCCGTCAGCTGAACGAGCGGTTCGATCAGACGATCGTGATGATCACGCATAACCCTGAGGCCGCTGCCGTATGTTCCCGGACCATTCAGATGCGCGACGGTCACGTGGTGAATTGATATGAAGAGAATACTCGATTGGAATTACGAGCGCGGGTCTTTGCCCTGGGATATTCTGTGCATCCTGATCCTTATTTTCATCTTCGCAACGCCGAAGGCCTGTTTCAACTAGGCCGCTTGCGGCAAACCAATGCGGCCTTCCGAGCGTCCTATTCAAGACCTGCCCTGCTTCGGTTCACCTGATGTCAGGCATTTTTATAGAATTGTATTTTTATGAGGCTACTTAATGGCCATAAGATCGCAAGTATTGCGTCACTTGTAATTTTCACCGCGGTTTTTGCGGCGGAAGCGAACGGACAAAGCATTTTGGGAGAGATTTTGCGAAGGCTGGACACGCACAACAAGTCTCTGCAGTCGCTGCGTGCGGAAGTGACGATGGTCAAACATAATCCGCAGTTGAACGTTTCGGACACCACATCGGGAACGACGAGCTATTTGCCGAAAACAGCCAAGCGTGGAATGTACGTCCGCATCGACTGGACAAAGCCGGTCGAGGAGCAGATATCGGTCATCGGTGACGATTATGAGCTTTATCGGCCGCGTCTGAATCAGGTGATCGTCGGCAAGGTCCAAAAGGCAAAGAACAACGCTTCGGTCGGCGGTGCCTTGGCGTTCATGAGCATGACGCGGGACCAACTGCGTGCGAACTACGATGTTCGTTACATCGGTGAGGAGCAGATCCGCGGCGGCACGCCGACATGGCGTCTGGAACTGACGCCCAAGACGGAAACCAGCTATAAAATGGCTGAACTTTGGGTTGACGGTGACGGAATGCCTCGTCAGGCAAAGATCGTGGAACACAACAACGATTCGACGACGGTGCTTTTGACGGGTATTCAAAAGAACCTCACTCTAAAAGGCGACATCTTTAAGCTGAAGTATCCGGCGAACGTGAAAAAGATCAAGGCGTAGTCCGGTAGGTATAAAAAATTCGGGCCTCGACGGCATGAACGGCCGGCCGAGGCTTTTTGTTTGGTTTGAAATAGTATTTCGCGAATTCTATAATCTAGGATTTGTCGGTTGTTTGGAGTTTAGATGCCACAGGCAAGTGCGTTGAGCAGATTCACACGAGGCGTCCGCCATACAGTGCGGGCTTTTGCCTCGACCAAGCATCCCGTTTTGGTGCATATAGTGCCAATGCGGCGGTGCAATCTTTCATGCACTTACTGCAATGAATACGACAAGACGAGCGATCCGGTGCCTATCGATACGATGCTCGAGCGCATCGACAAGCTCGCGGAGTTTCGCACGTCGGTGATAACGATCTCGGGCGGCGAACCGATGATGCATCCCGAAATTTACGACATCATTGCCCGCATTCGACATCACGGCATGATCGCGGGGCTCATCTCCAACGGCTACTACTTTCAGGTCGATAAGATCAAGAAACTGAATGAGGCAGGGCTCGACTATCTTCAGATATCTATCGACAACGTTACGCCTGATGACGTCTCAAAGAAGAGCCTAAAGGTCCTCGATGCCAAACTTGTCAACCTGAGCGAACACGCGAAATTCAAGGTGAACATCAATTCCGTGGTCGGCGGCGGCGTCGCTAATCCGGAAGAGGCTCTCCAGATTGCAAACCGCGCAAGAGAACTTGGATTTTCGTCAACGGTCGGCGTGATCCACGACGGTGACGGATTGCTGAAGGGCCTGACGCCGCGTGAGAAGGAAGTTTACAAAGAGATCAAGGCAAAGGGTGCTCGTTCATACGCACGCTGGAATTGGTTTCAGGATGCCCTTGTTGACGGCGGAGAATATGAATGGCGCTGCCGTGCAGGTGCCCGATATCTTTATGTGGATGAGGCCGGGATCGTTAGCTGGTGCTCTCAGCAGCGAGGCACGCCGGGAATTCCGTTGCTGGAATACACTCACGAAGACATGCGGCGTGAGTACATAACAGAAAAATGGTGTGCCCCCAATTGCACCATTCAGTGCGTTCATCAGGTCGGTCATCTCGACGCGTGGCGCGACCCGCAAATTTCGCTCGCGGAATACAACAAACGGAACGGCGGCGGCATCAAGAAGGAAACGGTCTCGCAAATACTTAACGCCGAATGAGCGGAGAGCAGCACAATACCTACGTTTCTTGGACCTTTTTGGGCTACGCTCTTTTTCAGTCATTCATAATTCTCTTCATCGGGGCAATATTCTTGTTAGCCGTTCTAATGGGTGCGGAAGATCCTGACTTTCCGGCGCCGCTGATGGCCGTCGTTTTCGCATTCGTCTTGCTGATCCACACTCTCATGACCGCTCCGTCATTCATAGCTTGGTACGCGATACGCGGCAAGAAGTCATGGGCCAGGGTCGCTGCCATAATTGCCGCCGCTCTCGCAGCGATGAATGCACCGATCGGGACCGCGGCAGCTGTTTATTCTTTATGGTTTTTCGTAGGAGAAGAGTGGAAAAAGGTTTATTCCCGGCAGCCTGAAATGTTGGCGCCGCCCGGGCCCTATTCCTTTACAGACAGCGATCCCGGTTTTAACAGATCCGAAAACGAGCCTGACCATTCGTTCCGCCATCCGCCCGATTGGCGTTAGTCGAACGCCTGCCTTTGCCCGGCTCAGAGCCGTTCTGTATCCTAAAGGTATATGAAATTCGACAGAAAACAGGCAAAAGCACTCACAAGCGAAAAGGAACTTGAACTCTACGACGATGCTCGTGCACCGCGGCTGACCAAACATTCCGTCGCGGATCTGAAGCGGCTTGTAAAGCGTAGCAGAACATTGAGGGACAAGCTGCGCGATGTGAAGAAGTCTCAGGTTCGCGGAGCTCAGAAAAAGACCAAAGCACGCGGCCTGGCGGCCCCCGACCGCAGCAGGGAAAAAGCGGAGATGTTCGCTGAGGTGCACGATATATTTGTCGCAAGGCTCGAAGCGTTGGAAAAGCGTGTTGCGAAGGAGAAAGAACGCGAAGCATCGAAAAAACTTCTTGCTTCAGCTGCAAAGTCCAAAGCTCCGAAAGCGGCCGCAAAGCCTGCCCGATCGGCTAAAGCGACGACAGCTTCGAAAGCTGCCAAGAACCCTGCGGTCGATACGGTTCAGAAACCGCAGACCGCTGCGAGGACGCGTTCGACCAAAGCGAAGGTCGAGCAGACACGGATAGCCCGCAGCGGGATAACACAGAAGCGTTCGCACCTTGCGTCAACCAACAAGCGTAATCAGGCTCGGCGCGATTCTAAATAACCTTCAAATAGCCGATCCAAAATGAGGCACCGCGAATATCATCGCACTGACCGTATTGGATGGCTCCGAGCCGCAGTGCTCGGCGCGAATGACGGCATCGTCTCTACCGCCAGCCTGATAATCGGCGTAGCTGCGGCCCAGGCGG
This sequence is a window from Acidobacteriota bacterium. Protein-coding genes within it:
- a CDS encoding cytochrome C oxidase subunit IV family protein yields the protein MSHDHTEGAHIGIPGYLGVFAILVVGTILTYYVATFDLDFIFAGANTLVALLIAFTKMAFVMLYFMHVRWSGRLIWLSAVASFFWLAIMFAYTMQDYLTRGQGVFSY
- a CDS encoding cytochrome c oxidase subunit 3 translates to MALAVYYAQKGNRNLQVIMIVLTMVFGSVFLGVKVIEYTDKYNSGLVPVTGWNKKTTEADLKGEAGKKEKAFAIPLIETRTEAAAADPAHAKKPNPKGEFQWNYGAALVDYGLNKEKTTGKQFLTDAEKVGYFSNGVFDPDKYRDKIRLFYFIYFVMTALHALHMIVGLGLMAWLLWKAWIGTFSAEYFAPVEMSGLYWHFVDIVWIFLFPLLYLLGRHFIH
- the ctaD gene encoding cytochrome c oxidase subunit I, whose product is MQTQDAISAGYGGDKPSYLTNGSTLKSWLLTKDHKRIAIMYLISVSVFFFMGGIYAAFIRLELLTPASDLLQTATYNKVFTQHGILMIFFFLIPAIPAILGNFLLPLMIGAKDLALPRINLLSLYIYWVGGILTLYALMQGGVDTGWTFYTPYSTTFSNSFVMAVGLGIFINGFSSILTGLNFIVTIHTMRAPGMTWFRLPLFVWAHYATSLVMILGTPVVAITVLLLAIERVTRVGIFDPAIGGDPILFQHLFWFYSHPAVYIMILPGMGVISEVISNFSRKKIFGYEFIAFSSIAIAVFGFLVWGHHMFVSGQSIYAGLVFSFLTMVVAVPSAIKVFNWTATMYKGSISYDTPMLYAIGFLGLFLVGGLTGLFLGSVGLTVHLTDTYFVVAHFHYVMVGGQVIAYLAGIHYWWPKMTGRMYSEFWGKISAMLVFVGFNLTFFPQFILGYQGMPRRYAAYPEELQVLNIFSTAGASVLGIGLMMPVVYLTHSLVAGKRAGDNPWMLPGLEWRTASPPPTENFEEMPVVTWEAYEFGEENGLDIESARKASGPSVPVQA
- a CDS encoding outer membrane lipoprotein carrier protein LolA; translation: MRLLNGHKIASIASLVIFTAVFAAEANGQSILGEILRRLDTHNKSLQSLRAEVTMVKHNPQLNVSDTTSGTTSYLPKTAKRGMYVRIDWTKPVEEQISVIGDDYELYRPRLNQVIVGKVQKAKNNASVGGALAFMSMTRDQLRANYDVRYIGEEQIRGGTPTWRLELTPKTETSYKMAELWVDGDGMPRQAKIVEHNNDSTTVLLTGIQKNLTLKGDIFKLKYPANVKKIKA
- the coxB gene encoding cytochrome c oxidase subunit II, producing the protein MQNSSWIPFFPEQASTFAWQVDLLYFYLIAVSVAFAIPIVAAIFFFIVKYREVEKFATPEEIHGSMVLETVWSIIPFIISMTIFIGGAIVYFNQYTMPNDAMEIYVVGKQWMWKAQHGTGQREINELHVPVGRKIKLTMTTEDVLHDFSIPAFRTKADVVPGRYTYLWFEATKPGRYHLYCAEYCGLNHSGMVGWINVMEQRDFDNWLAGNTSSQTPVEMGKDLFENKLGCASCHAGGANQRGAKLEGIFGKEVKFVGGGSTIVNDDYLRNSILNPASQVVEGFQPIMPTFKGQVTEEQLNALVAYIKSLTPNAATTTGAPAAPAPMGN
- a CDS encoding radical SAM protein, which translates into the protein MPQASALSRFTRGVRHTVRAFASTKHPVLVHIVPMRRCNLSCTYCNEYDKTSDPVPIDTMLERIDKLAEFRTSVITISGGEPMMHPEIYDIIARIRHHGMIAGLISNGYYFQVDKIKKLNEAGLDYLQISIDNVTPDDVSKKSLKVLDAKLVNLSEHAKFKVNINSVVGGGVANPEEALQIANRARELGFSSTVGVIHDGDGLLKGLTPREKEVYKEIKAKGARSYARWNWFQDALVDGGEYEWRCRAGARYLYVDEAGIVSWCSQQRGTPGIPLLEYTHEDMRREYITEKWCAPNCTIQCVHQVGHLDAWRDPQISLAEYNKRNGGGIKKETVSQILNAE
- a CDS encoding ABC transporter ATP-binding protein codes for the protein METHILKTTDLRKSYKIGKIEVPALRGIDLEVDRGEFVAIMGPSGCGKSTLLHLLGGLLSPTSGNIIIDGEDLAMVSDARRTDIRRRKIGFVFQRFNLFPTLSAEGNLKLAEKIHLGKKAPDAEKRREILRLLKLEDKMHHKPLELSGGEQQRVALARAIVNGPAIILADEPTGNLDTENSEIVLNMFRQLNERFDQTIVMITHNPEAAAVCSRTIQMRDGHVVN
- a CDS encoding SCO family protein, producing the protein MRRSRTLSFVLTVMTAISIAAPLTLAQKNEHYNSPLYSPRVYDPNVDSTTGLPGPLKEIGIEQKLNEQLPLDIEMKDEDGKIVRLGDYFNKGRPVLIAFVYYECPMLCSQVLNGLTGSLKGMSFDAGKEFDVVAISFDAAEFDKPELAKAKKAAYMERYGRPGTEAGWHFLTGSEESIKAVTSAAGFSFKWDEKSQQFAHAAAIIVATPEGKLSRYLFGIDYSPKDLKFGIMESADSKIGNVAEKLMLYCYHYDPSTGKYGLAVMNVMRLGGIATLLGLGAMLFVFWRRGKKKEGEANLA